CGGAGAACGTGAGCGTCCTGGGCGCGCGGTCGCTGGATGGGGGCGAGAAGCGGCTCATCCGGGAGCTGGGCGTCCGCGTGTTCACGATGTCCGAAATCGACGAGCGCGGCGTGGGGGCCTGCATGGACGAAGCCGTGGAGCGCGCCGGCGCCGGCACGTCCGGGTTCCATCTCTCGTTCGACGTAGACGCGCTCGACCCGCGGATCGCGCCGGGAGTGGGAACGCCCGTGCGCGGCGGCCTCACCTACCGCGAAGGGCACCTCGTGTGCGAGAAGGCCGCGCACTCGGGAAAGCTGCTGAGCCTCGAACTCGTCGAACTCAACCCGATCCTCGATCACCGCAACCAGACCGCCGAACTCGGAGTCGGCCTCGTCGCCTCCGCCCTCGGCGCCGCAATCCTCTAGCGTCGTCTCCTTGCCGGGGATGCGGCAGTGACATTACGATGATCGCATCGACAGTCATTGACAGTAAATCGATGTACGTGTGATCCAGGAGGGGACTTCGGACATGGATCAGATCACCGCGCGCGTCCCGCACGAGATGGTCGAAGCCCTGGATGCCGCGGCGTCAACGCTGAGGCGCAGCCGTGCCGACGTCGTTCGCCAGGCCCTGGAGCGATATCTGGAAGACTTCAACGACCTGACGGTTGCCGTGGAGCGGCTGCGGGATCCCAGCGATCCCGTACTCGACTGGGATGAGGTCAGGGGTGGCCTACTCCGTTCGGAT
This portion of the Candidatus Palauibacter australiensis genome encodes:
- a CDS encoding ribbon-helix-helix protein, CopG family, giving the protein MDQITARVPHEMVEALDAAASTLRRSRADVVRQALERYLEDFNDLTVAVERLRDPSDPVLDWDEVRGGLLRSD